The Streptosporangiales bacterium genome includes the window CGGCGGGAGACCCGTCGACGGTTGCCGTACTCGACATCGGTGAAACTGGCCTGATCGCTGCGCACACCTCATCATTCCGCGATCCCCAGCACCCAGCCAGACGGCACCCCGGACGAACCAGAAAATCAGCGCATCCCTAGAGGGTCTCGATGTCGGCCGGGAGGACGGGCACGCCACCGCGCCAGACCTGACGCGGGCTGAGCCGGAACGCCCACGCGAACGACCCCTCGTGAGCGGCGTCCCACCACACCAGGTCGCCGAGTGCACCACGGCGGATGACGCCGCGGTCGGTGACGCCGAGCGCCTTTGCCGCGCCGACGGTGGCCGCGTACAGCGCCTCCGTCACGCTCATCCGGAACGCCGCGACGGCGAGGCTGATCATGAGCGACATCGACGTGGTGCCGCACTGGCCGGGGTTGTGGTCGGTGCCGAGCGCGACGGTGACGCCGTGGTCGAGCAGCATGCGCACCGGCGGCGCGGTGCGCATCTGCAGCGCCGTGCCCGGGCAGACGACCGCCGTCACGCCCGCGGACGCCAGCGCCCGGGCGTCCTCCTCCGTGATCTTCAGCAGGTGGTCGGCGGTCAGGCAGCCGAGCTCGGCGCCGAGCAGCGAGCCGCCGGATCGCGCGAGCTCGTCCGCGTGGATCTTCGGCCGCAGGCCCGCCGTGATGCCGGCCTCGAGCACGCGCCGCGACTCGTCGACGGTGAAGTACCCGTCGTCGCAGAAGACGTCGACGTTCTCCGCGCCCGCTTCGCGGGCGGCCGTACACCACGATGCGACCTCGGTGGCGTACGCGTCCCGGCCCGCCGCGTACTCCGGCGGGACGGCGTGAGCGCCGAGGAACGTGACGGAGAGGCGCGGCAGCACCGGGTCGTCGGCAAGGTCGGCGAGCAGGCGGACGGCGTCGAGCTCGCCCTCGCGCGTCAGGTGGTAACCGGTCTTCGCCTCCATCGTCGTCGTGCCCGAGCCGACGAAGTCACGCAACCGGGCCCGCAACGTCGCACGCAGCGAGTCCCACGACTCCTCCCGGGTGGCGCGGACGGTCGACACGATGCCGCCGCCCATCGCGGCGATCTCGGCGTACGTCGCGCCGGCCGACCGCGCCGCGATCTCCGGCGCCCGGTCACCCGCGTAGACCGGGTGGGTGTGGGTGTCGATGAGCCCGGGCGTGACGAGCCCGCCGGCGCAGTCGTCGACGATGTCGGCCTCCGGCGCGTCGGCGCGGTCACCGACCCAGGCGATCACGCCGTCCTCGAGCAGCACCGCCGCGTCGTCGAGCGGCTCGCCGTCGCCCGTCCACAGCCGGGCGATGTTCGTCAGCAGGCGTGACACTTCACTCAAGAGAGCTCCTCGATCGACTCCGACAACCGCGCCGCGACGTCTCCCACCCGCTGGTGGTGCCCGTCGGCCACGACCACCTCTCCCCCGACGACGACGTGCGACACGTCCGCGGCCGTGCCCGCGTAGAGCACGGCGGCGAGCATCGCGTCGCCGGAGGGCGTACCGGTCAACCGTACGGAGTCGAGCCGGACGGTCGTCAGGTCGGCCAGCATTCCTGCGGCCAGCACGCCACCGTCGGGCATGCCGAGCGAGCCGTACCCGACCGCTGTCGCATGGTGCAGCAGTTCGGACGGGGTGAAGACGCCGCGACGCT containing:
- the hutI gene encoding imidazolonepropionase, with the protein product MSRLLTNIARLWTGDGEPLDDAAVLLEDGVIAWVGDRADAPEADIVDDCAGGLVTPGLIDTHTHPVYAGDRAPEIAARSAGATYAEIAAMGGGIVSTVRATREESWDSLRATLRARLRDFVGSGTTTMEAKTGYHLTREGELDAVRLLADLADDPVLPRLSVTFLGAHAVPPEYAAGRDAYATEVASWCTAAREAGAENVDVFCDDGYFTVDESRRVLEAGITAGLRPKIHADELARSGGSLLGAELGCLTADHLLKITEEDARALASAGVTAVVCPGTALQMRTAPPVRMLLDHGVTVALGTDHNPGQCGTTSMSLMISLAVAAFRMSVTEALYAATVGAAKALGVTDRGVIRRGALGDLVWWDAAHEGSFAWAFRLSPRQVWRGGVPVLPADIETL